The Borrelia hispanica CRI genomic interval TGGGATTTCCAAAAGTTAAGACTCTTTATATTAAATATAATGATTTAAGATTGGTTGATGTTTTTGAATTAGAATCTTTTTTAACATCTTTGTCTGAAAAGTTGAATTTTGTTGATTTGGATGAATTTACTTTTGAATTGCATTCTGGAAATATTACAACGTCTGTTTTAACAGTTCTAGATAATTTTTTTGTCAGTAGAATTAGTCTTGACGTCAAAAGTTTTTCTTCAAAATTCTTAGAAAAGATAGGTATTTTTGGAGTATCTATTGATAAAGTTAATGCTGCTATTGAAAATATTCATCAATTTAATTTTGATTTGAATATTGATTTTGATATTAATATTTTGTATCACAACAAAACAAATCTTAAGAGTGATTTAGTAAAAATAATATCATATGCTCCTGAACATATTTCTCTTTCAGAAATTTTGATTGATAAGAGTAATTGTATTGTTGATTCTATTAGTGATGCTTATAGTAATTATGATGATATTAGGGGTGAAGATTTATGGTTTTATGCTTTTGATTTTTTGGAGTCTAATGGTTATTTAAATTATGAAATTTCAAATTTTGCCTTAAAAGGATATGAGAGTAAACATAATTTGCGATATTGGGAACTCAGTCCATATTTAGGCCTTGGCTTACAAGCTGTTAGTTTGCTTTTTGTTTCTGAGAATAATGGTCTTAGGGCTGTAATTAGGAAGGATGATAATTTTTTGTATGGTATAGAATCTTCTGCTACTTTTGAAAATTTAAGTGATTTAGATTTTTTTATTTATCATTTCATTACAAATCTTGGTACCAAGCGAGGTCTTGATATATCTATTTTGAAACGTAGATTTATATATCATCAGGAGGATTTTTATAAATTTATTGATTACCTTTTAAGTTTAAATAAATCAGTTATTTTGAGTAATGATATTCTTTATTTGGAGCAATGTGAGAGGTTTAAATTGAATTTTTATTTGCGATTGATAGAAGAATATTTAATTGTTAATTCTTTTAAAGTGAGCTTTAAGTTTCTTTAATTTGTCCATTTTGATAGTATATGATTTTAGTATTTTGATGATTAAAAATACCAATTTCAAGTATTCCAGGGAGTAATTTAAAATATTTTTCAGTTCCTTTAGGATTTTCAATATTCATTTTTATGTCTAAGATATAATTATTATTGTCAGTAATTAGTGGTCCTGCTTTAGATTTACATGTTCTTAGAACAGGATTAAAGTTCATTTTTTCTAATTTGGCTTTAATAAATGCAAGGGAATTTGGGGCAATTTCTATTGGTATTAGTGTTTTTTCTCCTAATTTTTTTACTATTTTAGTTTCATCTGCAATGATCAATAACTGATGAGAATTATATGCTACTACCTTTTCCATTAAGTGAGCTGCACCACCACCTTTAATTAAGGCTTTTTTATCTAATAGAACCTCGTCAGCTCCGTCAATTGTAATATCTATATTTTTGTTAAGTTTTGTGAATTTAGATTCGTAAGCAATATTTTCTTTTGCAAGTAAACATTTTGTGTCACTACTTGTTGGATAAAATGTGAGATTTTTTAAAGCACCCGATTTTATTTTGTAACTTAAATATTTAATTGCGTAAAAAACAGTTGTTCCTGTTCCAATTCCGATGAACATGTTGCTTGTTACATAATTATCAATTGCATATTTCGAGATCAATTCTTTTTGTTTTTCCATTTTTAATAATCCTTTTAGTTACTAAATGTCAAATATGAACTTTAAGGTAAATTATATCATTAATAATTCAGTAAATAACAGTGTTTTATTTTGAGTAAAATAGTTTGATAATTTATTGTGTTTAAGGAATGTTTGAGTATTAACATTAATTAGATTTTGTGTTAATTTAATTGATAAAATGTTATTGAGGTAATCAAAATATTTCTTAGGAGATTTTATGTATAAGTTAGTTTTAGTGAGGCATGGTGAGAGTGAATGGAATAAAGAAAATCTTTTTACAGGATGGACTGATGTTAAACTTTCTGAGAAGGGTGTTTCTGAAGCTTTAGAGGGTGGTAGAATACTGAAAGAGGAAGGCTATTCTTTTGATATTGCTTTTAGCTCAATGTTAGTAAGAGCTAATGATACTTTAAATATTATTTTATGTAAATTGGGTCAGTCGTATATTGATGTAGAAAAATCTTGGCGACTTAATGAGAGACATTATGGGGCATTGCAAGGATTAAATAAGGCTGAAACGGCTGAAAAGTATGGAGAAGATAAGGTTCTCATTTGGAGACGTAGTTATGATGTTCCTCCTATGCCTTTGGATGAGTCTGATAAGCGTCATCCAATTCATGATTCAAGATATAAAAATATTCCTAAAAGTGAACTTCCTTCAACCGAATGTTTAAAAGATACTGTTGCAAGAGTTATACCATATTGGACAGATAAAATTGCTAAATCTATTATTGAAGGAAAAAGAGTTATTGTTGCTGCTCATGGTAATTCTTTAAGAGCACTTGTTAAATATCTTGATAGTATGAGTGAGGAGGATATTTTAAAGCTCAATATTCCAACGGGTATTCCTTTAGTTTATGAGCTTGATAAAGATTTAAAACCCGTTAAACATTATTATTTAGGTGATGAGGATAAAATTAGGGCAGCTATGGAATCTGTTGCTAATCAAGGTAAAAAAATAGGTAGATAAAAACAGAGCAAACGTTAACAAGAAGAGATTATTACTAAACATGATCTCTTCTTAAGATAAATTTCAAATATTTTTTTATTAAAATTAAATGTAATGTTTTACAATTTCTTCAAATTTTTCAATACCAATTGTTTTAATAAATCCTGCTAATTTTGGGCCTTTGTCCTTAGTAATTAATATGTTGTAGAGTTGTTTAAAGAATAATGGTGGTTCAATATTGTTTTTTCTTGCAATATTATAAATTTCATCTTGAATTTCTTTTTCAGTAATATTATTAAAATTTTTTTTTAAGAAGTTTAGTAATTGTGTTACTGCTTGTTTATTGTTATCTTGAAGTACTTCAATGTTATCAAATGTTGATCTTAGTGAAAATTTAAAATCTTCAGGTGCGAATTTTTTAATCCAGTTGATGGCACATTCAATTTTATTTATTAGTTTTGTTTTTTGATGTTCTTTTATATTATTTAAAAGTGTAAAGATTTTATCTTTGTCTCCTTCAAAAATTTGACATATTACACTTAAATGTCTAAATCCAATTTGATAAGGAATTTCTTTGTCTGGTGCTTTTGGTTGTGAGAGTTCATAAATTCTTTTGAAAGTTTCTTTTTTCTTTTCTTGAATTTCATCAATTCCATAATACACCCTTTCAAATTTATCGTAATCTTCATAAATTTTTATTACATCAAGGTCAAATGATATTGAAAACTCTGTATTGGGTTTTGTTGATGCAAATAAAAATCTTGTAACTTCAGGTGTATATATTTCAAGGACATCTTTCAATGAAACAACATCTCCAGATGATGAGGATATTTTTCCACCATGTCCTTTAATGGATATAAAATCGTATTGAAATGTTATGGGAGGAGTTCCTCCAAAAATTTTTACTATTTCTTTTGCTGTGTCAAAACTTCCTCCACTGCTGTGGTGATCTTTGCCAGCAGGTTCAAAATCAACATTTTCATATTTCCATCGCATTGGCCAATCTATTCTCCATGGAAGTTTGCAAGCCCATGTTTTTCTTAGGTCTAGTGATTCTTTGTTTCCACATTCGCAATAGTATTCAATAGAATAGCAATGATTATAATTTTTTATTGTTGTAGTATCTCTGTTACATTTGGTACAAAAAATACTAATAGGATACCAATCGTCTGCAAGTTGTGTTGTTCTGTATTTGTTGAGTATTGTTGCGATTTCATCTTTATGGTCTAGTGCAAATTTCATTTGATTTGCATAATCACTTGACATATATTTTAAGCTTTGATCTATAAATTCTGGTTCAATGCCTACAGTAGGTAAATGTTGTTCAAATTCTATTTCATTTGCTCTTGCATAACTGGATTTATTAGTTTTTGTGTCAGGAACTCTTGTTATTGCTTGCCTTAAATATGTTGTTAATAATTCTTGATCAGGCATGTTTTTAGGTACTTTTCTAAATACATCATAGTTATCCCATGAATAAATAAATCTTACTTGTTTTCCCTGGTCTTGTAGTGCTCTTGCTACTAGGTCAACAGAAATTACTTCTCTAAAATTGCCAATGTGAACGGTTCCTGATGGAGTAATTCCTGATGAAACTGTGTATTGTTTTTTTTCACCTTTTTCTGTTATTATTTTTTTTGCATAAAAATCTGCCCAGTGTGCTGTTTTCATAATATTTCCTCTATTAAAATTTAATTTTATCATGCTATTTTTGTTATTTCAATATTAAGAAGTGTTGAAAAATGTTATCATATTAGTTTATCAAATTTTTAATTAATTTAGTGTTTTTATTCCAATTTTTTCTTAATTTTACTTGTAAGAATAAGTTGCATTTTTTTTCAAGTATTTTTGATATTATTTTTCTAGATTCTTCACCAATAGATTTAATTCCTTTTCCTCCTTTGCCAACTATTATTCCCTTTTGACTCTCTCCAGCTACAATAATATTTGCTTTAATAAAAAATTTGTTTTCTCTATCTTCTAAGATCTCGATTTCTGTGTATATAGAATATGGTAATTCTTCTTTAAGTTTTTTAATAGTTACTCCTCTAATTATTTCACTAATTCGTAGATTTATTTTTTGATCTGTATAATATTCTTCTGGATAATAAAGAGGTCCTTCATTAAGATTTTCATAAATTTTATCTTTCATTGTCTCAATATTTATTTGCTTCTCTGCGGAGATTTTTATAATTTTGTTTTTTTGTATTTTTTTTTCTTCTAAAAATGTCATTATTTCTTTTTCTTTTGTTTTGTGAATATCAATTTTATTTATGACCACTATAAAATTAATTTTGGATTTTTGTATGATTGTTAATATTTCATTTTCTTCAATTCCAGGTTGATCTTGAATGTCTATGACATAGATAATTAATTCTGTTTCTGTGATTGCAGAGTATACGTTATTCATTAATGCTATATTGAAATTTTTTTTGCTTAAATGGAATCCTGGTGTGTCTATAAAAATGATTTGTCCTCTTTTGTCTGTAAATATTCCTTTTATTTTATTTCTAGTTGTTTGTGGTTTGGAAGAAGTGATTGATATTTGATATCCACATATTGAATTTAAAAGTGTAGATTTTCCTGTTGAAGGTCTACCTATGATTGATACAAATCCTGATTTCATTTTAATTTCCTATTACAATGTATTAATATTATTAATATATTTTATATGGTAATTAATGTATACTATCTTTAAATATTGTGTTACAAGGATTAAGGTTTGAGAAAAGTCAATTTTGAGGTTTTTTGTGAGAGATGTGGTGAGAGAGTTGAACTTGATAAGGCAATATGTTTGAATTGTCATTCTAAGTTAGGCGATCTTGAATGTCCAAGTTGTGGATATGTAGGTATTATTTCTGCATTTGAGAATGGTTGTCCAAGATGTAATTATAGTCCTTTTGAAAAACAGTTAAAAAAACGCTCTATGAAAAGAGGATTTAAAAGACTTTGGAATGGTGATAGCTTTTTAAGGAAAAGATTTTATTTTGGATTTTATGTTAATGTTATGCTTTATTTGTTTGCTAATTTTTTGATAATTTTGCTTTTTGTTTATATTCTTTTTTTCTAAGGATGAATCTATATGGGAATTACGGTTTTTTATTTATTTTCTATTTTCTTATCTTTTAAGTTAGGAGATAATGTTAAGACTGTTGAAGATAATATGAAACGTAATTCTATTTTTTATTATGATATTGAAGAAGTTGAAATAGCTTCTGTTAATACACAAATTTTAAGTTTTAGAGGTAAAATTTGTGTAAAAAATGCTTACTTTAGTTTTGATAAGTATAATCTTTATTCATATACTTTTGTTTTTGATAAGAAATTGGTTTCTCAATATTCTATTGTTTTGAGTGTTAAAGAAAAATTTGGTGATGCTACTGTTGTAACTCCTTTTAATTATGTTTGGGATATTGGTGATTCAATTATTGTGTTAAATGATAATATCTTAAGAATGACATTAAAGTCTTATATTAATGGAGAAAATTGAACCTGAAAATTTTGTTTGCATTAATTTGTTGTGTCTCTTGTGTTAGGCATATATATGATAAAGAAATCATTATTAATGATACTAAGTTTTTTGTTACGCTTGCAATTGATGAGGTTACTAGAGCTAAAGGTTATATGGGAACTAGACATATCGATATAAATAATGGCATGCTTTTTATTTTTAATAAGGAAAAAAATTTATCTTTTTGGATGAGGGATACTTCTATACCACTTGAAATTGCTTATATTAATGCTGCAGGTATTATTAAAGAGATTTATAGTTTAATTCCTTTCTCAGAAGTGAGTGTCAATTCTAAATATAAGGTGAAATATGCTCTTGAGGTTCCAGAGGGTACTTTTTCTAAATTTAAAATTAAAGTGGGTGATAGGGTCAAATTTAATTTTGATGTTAATTCTTTAAATGTAGAGTAAATTATTCAGCTTTTATTTTTTGAAGTTCTTCTTCCTCATGATCGTTGATTTTGTCTTCATTTTGTAATGTGTCATTAGGAATTTTATTGAAGGTTTCATGAGATTGATCTTTAATATTGACGTTTGTTTTATCTTCTCTTATTACTTTTTTAAAGATAGATATTGTTGCTGCTATTTCTTCAAAGGCATCAAGTAAGAATATTTCTTTTGCATTTTCTTCAGCTTTAACGATGTATACTAAAGAATTATTGCCTCTTTCTGGATCATGGATTATTTCCCATGATCCTAAGACGCGATTGTTGTAACTGTCGCTCATTAAAGATTCTGATATTTCTTGAATTTTATCCGAATTAACGTCAAATGTTTCTACGATTCCAAATATTTCTCTTATTTTTGAATTTTGATATGAATTTAGTTTTGACCTGACTATTATTTCTATGTTTGCATTGTTAATGGTTTGTGATATGATGAAATCATTTTCTTTGTCTATTCTATATTCTAATTTATTATTATCAAGTATTTTTTTAATTCTCTTGTCATAAGTTACGTTTTTATCTTTACAACTTATGAATGTTATTAGTGTTAAAACAGCAATAACTATGCTATATTTTAATTGTTCAATGTTTAAAATACTTGTTTTTAACATGTTATTGCTTACCATGTAATTTATTATAGTTTAATTATAAGGATTTTTGAAGTAAGTTATATGTATTTTAGGAGTAATGATTATTCTTATACAGTTATTCAGTCTAAAAATAGTTATGTACAAAAGTCAACTTTTGGAATATCTTTTGTCATTTTAAATAGAGGCACAAAAATTTTTAGGGAGGATTTATTTGAATTCCTTTCTAATTTTGACTTCATTAGAGAAATTATTTCTATTGAAAAACAAAGTAATAGGACTTCTCTTCAGTTTATTTCAGAGAATTATGATAAATTGAAGTTTATTTTACTTTCTGGAGATTTAAATTCTGGAGAGAAAGTTAATTTAGCTATGAAAGAGTCCATTTGTAGTTTTGTTTTTGTATTGCAAAGTGATATGTATTTGTTAAATCCTTTTTGGATTCCTAATATATTTGATGAAATTGTTAAAAAAAATGTACTTCTTGTTGGTGGTGAATTTTTTGATAAAGAAGAAGAAGTTGTTCCATCAATTTTTCTGCCCACTATTGATAAATATCAAAGATTAAAAGTAATTTTAATAAATTCTGAACGGGATTATGAGAAAACTTTAATTACTATGGATTATTGTGGTCTTTATTCTAAGGAGAAGTTTATTCAGTTAGGAGGTTTTGATAAAAGGATCAAAAACGAATATTTTCAAAGATTAGATTTTGGACTTAGAGCTATTTATTTTGGAGAGAGTATTCATATTTATAGAAAATTACGTATACAATATACAGTTTTAAATGTTCCAGAAGATTTAACTAAAAATAAAAGTTTTTTGATATTTTTACTTAAAAATTATGTTCCTATTTTTATTGGAAATGGAGTAAAATTTTCATTTTTACGATTTATAAGATTATGCTTAAGATATGGTGTTAATCCTTTTAGGTTTGGCAGAGAATTTAAAGAAATTAAATATGAAACCATCAAAAATAGCTTAAGGTTTAAAGGTGATTTAAAGAGTGCAATTGAACTTTGGGAAAATAATATTATTGATTAATTTAATCTTTGTTTTTTTATTTGTGCATGCAGATGAATTTGATTATGTCAATATTCTTGATTCATTTGATAGCAACTTTTTTAAGTTCAATTTTAATATTGAGAGAGATATTCTTACAATTGAGCATGAGAAAGGCCATCTTAAGCTTAAAGTGGGTTTTGAATATGGGTTATCATCTATTGGTTATTATATTTATGTAGATCCTATCCTTTTAAGAGATGGGGAAATTTTAATAACTAAGAAAGCTTTGATGCAGATTGAAAATTATTTTCGATCTTTGCAAAGTTATAATAAACCACGAATAACATCAATTGTTATTGATCCTGGGCATGGTGGTCATGATAGGGGAGCTGTTGTAACACATAAATTAAGAGAACATGATATTACTCTTTTTGAAAAAGATTTTACTTTGACTTATTCTATGCATTT includes:
- the psgB gene encoding HemN-related non-iron pseudo-SAM protein PsgB; translated protein: MKEISIYIDFGKCFSYIFYEKVLRELSYYLEVLGFPKVKTLYIKYNDLRLVDVFELESFLTSLSEKLNFVDLDEFTFELHSGNITTSVLTVLDNFFVSRISLDVKSFSSKFLEKIGIFGVSIDKVNAAIENIHQFNFDLNIDFDINILYHNKTNLKSDLVKIISYAPEHISLSEILIDKSNCIVDSISDAYSNYDDIRGEDLWFYAFDFLESNGYLNYEISNFALKGYESKHNLRYWELSPYLGLGLQAVSLLFVSENNGLRAVIRKDDNFLYGIESSATFENLSDLDFFIYHFITNLGTKRGLDISILKRRFIYHQEDFYKFIDYLLSLNKSVILSNDILYLEQCERFKLNFYLRLIEEYLIVNSFKVSFKFL
- the rpiA gene encoding ribose 5-phosphate isomerase A — its product is MEKQKELISKYAIDNYVTSNMFIGIGTGTTVFYAIKYLSYKIKSGALKNLTFYPTSSDTKCLLAKENIAYESKFTKLNKNIDITIDGADEVLLDKKALIKGGGAAHLMEKVVAYNSHQLLIIADETKIVKKLGEKTLIPIEIAPNSLAFIKAKLEKMNFNPVLRTCKSKAGPLITDNNNYILDIKMNIENPKGTEKYFKLLPGILEIGIFNHQNTKIIYYQNGQIKET
- the gpmA gene encoding 2,3-diphosphoglycerate-dependent phosphoglycerate mutase — protein: MYKLVLVRHGESEWNKENLFTGWTDVKLSEKGVSEALEGGRILKEEGYSFDIAFSSMLVRANDTLNIILCKLGQSYIDVEKSWRLNERHYGALQGLNKAETAEKYGEDKVLIWRRSYDVPPMPLDESDKRHPIHDSRYKNIPKSELPSTECLKDTVARVIPYWTDKIAKSIIEGKRVIVAAHGNSLRALVKYLDSMSEEDILKLNIPTGIPLVYELDKDLKPVKHYYLGDEDKIRAAMESVANQGKKIGR
- the lysS gene encoding lysine--tRNA ligase — translated: MKTAHWADFYAKKIITEKGEKKQYTVSSGITPSGTVHIGNFREVISVDLVARALQDQGKQVRFIYSWDNYDVFRKVPKNMPDQELLTTYLRQAITRVPDTKTNKSSYARANEIEFEQHLPTVGIEPEFIDQSLKYMSSDYANQMKFALDHKDEIATILNKYRTTQLADDWYPISIFCTKCNRDTTTIKNYNHCYSIEYYCECGNKESLDLRKTWACKLPWRIDWPMRWKYENVDFEPAGKDHHSSGGSFDTAKEIVKIFGGTPPITFQYDFISIKGHGGKISSSSGDVVSLKDVLEIYTPEVTRFLFASTKPNTEFSISFDLDVIKIYEDYDKFERVYYGIDEIQEKKKETFKRIYELSQPKAPDKEIPYQIGFRHLSVICQIFEGDKDKIFTLLNNIKEHQKTKLINKIECAINWIKKFAPEDFKFSLRSTFDNIEVLQDNNKQAVTQLLNFLKKNFNNITEKEIQDEIYNIARKNNIEPPLFFKQLYNILITKDKGPKLAGFIKTIGIEKFEEIVKHYI
- the era gene encoding GTPase Era, whose protein sequence is MKSGFVSIIGRPSTGKSTLLNSICGYQISITSSKPQTTRNKIKGIFTDKRGQIIFIDTPGFHLSKKNFNIALMNNVYSAITETELIIYVIDIQDQPGIEENEILTIIQKSKINFIVVINKIDIHKTKEKEIMTFLEEKKIQKNKIIKISAEKQINIETMKDKIYENLNEGPLYYPEEYYTDQKINLRISEIIRGVTIKKLKEELPYSIYTEIEILEDRENKFFIKANIIVAGESQKGIIVGKGGKGIKSIGEESRKIISKILEKKCNLFLQVKLRKNWNKNTKLIKNLIN
- a CDS encoding zinc ribbon domain-containing protein, which gives rise to MRKVNFEVFCERCGERVELDKAICLNCHSKLGDLECPSCGYVGIISAFENGCPRCNYSPFEKQLKKRSMKRGFKRLWNGDSFLRKRFYFGFYVNVMLYLFANFLIILLFVYILFF
- a CDS encoding DUF192 domain-containing protein translates to MNLKILFALICCVSCVRHIYDKEIIINDTKFFVTLAIDEVTRAKGYMGTRHIDINNGMLFIFNKEKNLSFWMRDTSIPLEIAYINAAGIIKEIYSLIPFSEVSVNSKYKVKYALEVPEGTFSKFKIKVGDRVKFNFDVNSLNVE
- a CDS encoding glycosyltransferase family protein encodes the protein MYFRSNDYSYTVIQSKNSYVQKSTFGISFVILNRGTKIFREDLFEFLSNFDFIREIISIEKQSNRTSLQFISENYDKLKFILLSGDLNSGEKVNLAMKESICSFVFVLQSDMYLLNPFWIPNIFDEIVKKNVLLVGGEFFDKEEEVVPSIFLPTIDKYQRLKVILINSERDYEKTLITMDYCGLYSKEKFIQLGGFDKRIKNEYFQRLDFGLRAIYFGESIHIYRKLRIQYTVLNVPEDLTKNKSFLIFLLKNYVPIFIGNGVKFSFLRFIRLCLRYGVNPFRFGREFKEIKYETIKNSLRFKGDLKSAIELWENNIID